The following coding sequences lie in one Haematobia irritans isolate KBUSLIRL chromosome 3, ASM5000362v1, whole genome shotgun sequence genomic window:
- the LOC142228375 gene encoding uncharacterized protein LOC142228375, whose translation MKIFLCCLTILACLLASALSCDPNSDNKPLCTEENLNVPIRNFWDPTAYWLCNFVGEEPELERCDVGHMFDSALGECVMWNKWVWTKPCPDVLNV comes from the exons ATGAAGATCT TTTTATGTTGCTTAACTATTTTGGCTTGCCTTTTGGCCTCAGCCCTTAGTTGCGATCCGAACAGTGATAATAAACCCCTTTGTACTGAGGAAAACTTGAATGTACCCATTCGTAATTTCTGGGATCCCACTGCCTATTGGCTGTGCAATTTCGTGGGCGAAGAACCAGAATTGGAACGTTGTGATGTAGGCCATATGTTTGATTCTGCCTTGGGCGAATGTGTTATGTGGAACAAATGGGTTTGGACCAAGCCCTGTCCCGATGTATTAAATGTATAA